A genomic segment from Anaerolineae bacterium encodes:
- a CDS encoding class I SAM-dependent methyltransferase produces the protein MNRIPEEQAIAEMRDARRFNEFMGGNRFRQSEYRQLARRVVDLGIPPGGKVLDIGTGPGFVAIEIARLLQGTGGQVVGLDMSPAMLTLASENATRAGLNGALTWREGDARAMPFDRGEFDAMVSNDSLHHWTDPLPIFNEIARVVKDNGGYIIHDSRRLEQAWPRFFAWLIGLTIPGDFRVHYWNSINSSYTPAELRRILAQSRLAGWQVEEGFMELMVIKSARHF, from the coding sequence ATGAACCGTATACCGGAAGAACAGGCCATCGCCGAAATGAGAGACGCCCGCCGTTTTAACGAGTTTATGGGTGGCAATCGTTTTCGGCAAAGTGAATACCGCCAATTGGCCCGGCGCGTGGTTGATTTGGGTATTCCACCGGGCGGCAAGGTGCTGGATATTGGCACCGGGCCGGGTTTTGTGGCCATTGAAATCGCCCGATTGTTGCAGGGCACAGGCGGCCAGGTGGTCGGGCTTGATATGTCGCCGGCTATGTTGACCCTGGCCAGCGAAAACGCGACCCGCGCCGGACTGAACGGCGCCTTGACCTGGCGCGAAGGCGACGCCCGGGCTATGCCCTTTGACCGGGGCGAGTTTGACGCGATGGTGTCAAACGATTCCTTGCATCATTGGACCGACCCTTTGCCCATTTTTAACGAGATAGCCCGCGTGGTTAAGGATAACGGCGGCTACATTATCCACGATTCCCGGCGGCTGGAACAAGCCTGGCCGCGCTTTTTTGCCTGGCTTATCGGATTAACCATCCCCGGCGATTTTCGGGTACACTACTGGAATTCAATCAACTCATCTTACACCCCGGCCGAGTTGCGGCGCATCCTGGCGCAATCGCGGCTGGCGGGCTGGCAGGTTGAAGAAGGGTTTATGGAGTTGATGGTCATCAAATCTGCCCGCCATTTTTAA
- a CDS encoding PadR family transcriptional regulator — protein MSVRLVILGLLRDRPLHGYEIKHIIEDHMGDWTNIAFGSIYFALGRLAEEGFIEKIATEQEGHRPSRTIYQITQTGQDEFKRLLREVWQNLERHYFTIDIGLIFMEALPLEEVKGYLYGRVAHLEAILNHLDTHQAEVMTDEEAPSEMVKIIFSHSRLHFEAELTWTRELLAKVERRA, from the coding sequence ATGTCAGTTCGTTTGGTCATTCTCGGTTTGCTGCGCGACAGGCCGCTGCATGGTTACGAAATCAAACACATCATTGAAGATCATATGGGCGATTGGACCAATATTGCTTTTGGCTCTATCTACTTTGCCCTGGGCAGACTGGCCGAGGAAGGGTTTATTGAAAAAATAGCCACCGAGCAAGAAGGCCATCGCCCGTCACGCACCATCTACCAGATCACCCAAACCGGTCAGGATGAGTTTAAGCGCCTGCTGCGGGAAGTATGGCAAAACCTGGAGCGTCATTACTTTACCATTGATATTGGTCTGATATTTATGGAGGCGTTGCCTCTTGAGGAGGTTAAGGGCTACCTGTATGGGCGGGTGGCGCATCTGGAGGCTATTCTCAATCATCTGGATACGCACCAGGCCGAGGTAATGACCGACGAGGAAGCGCCCTCGGAGATGGTTAAGATCATTTTCAGTCACTCGCGGTTGCATTTTGAGGCCGAACTGACCTGGACGCGGGAACTGTTGGCAAAAGTAGAGCGCCGGGCCTAA
- a CDS encoding PAS domain-containing protein, whose translation MRWQDSPYTLNLLLSAAIAALFAWLAWRRRSAPGALPFALAMLSVAVWMAGYTICWAGADAFTQLVGIKTVYLAIAVEPAAFLVFAIQYTGKNHWLTRRHVTLLTVIPLLTLLLIWTNNWHGLFWKSMWLETGEGLTILRWERGIWSRVNAVYSYALGIFAFILLLQAFIRAPRLYRAQAGAVLLGGIVFWVVALTNSVNTSRLLQDRLLNLSPFSTALFGLSILFGLVGFRLFDIVPIARTRIVEGLDDGVIVLDAQKRIIDLNPAAQRLFGQSVVTAIGQPAAQALGEWRALAELCCESEPERMEMRLENQDYDVRASPTP comes from the coding sequence ATGCGCTGGCAAGACTCTCCGTACACGCTGAATTTGTTGCTCTCTGCCGCTATTGCCGCTCTGTTTGCCTGGTTGGCCTGGCGACGGCGTTCCGCGCCGGGCGCGTTGCCCTTTGCCCTGGCAATGTTGTCCGTTGCAGTCTGGATGGCGGGTTATACCATTTGCTGGGCCGGGGCCGATGCGTTTACCCAACTTGTAGGCATAAAAACAGTTTATCTGGCCATTGCCGTTGAACCGGCGGCATTTTTGGTGTTTGCCATCCAATACACCGGCAAAAACCACTGGCTCACCCGCCGCCATGTGACCCTGCTCACAGTGATTCCTCTGCTCACCCTGCTGCTCATTTGGACTAACAATTGGCACGGCCTGTTTTGGAAAAGCATGTGGCTGGAAACCGGCGAAGGTTTGACCATTCTCCGTTGGGAACGCGGAATTTGGTCCAGAGTTAATGCGGTATATTCTTATGCCCTGGGGATATTTGCTTTTATTTTATTACTTCAGGCCTTTATCCGCGCCCCCCGTTTGTACCGCGCTCAAGCCGGCGCGGTGTTACTGGGCGGCATTGTATTTTGGGTGGTGGCTCTGACCAATTCGGTGAACACCTCGCGCTTGCTGCAAGACCGCCTGCTCAACCTATCGCCGTTCAGCACGGCTTTATTTGGCCTGTCCATTCTTTTTGGCCTTGTCGGCTTTCGTCTGTTCGACATTGTGCCGATTGCCCGGACAAGGATTGTGGAAGGTTTGGACGATGGCGTAATTGTTTTGGACGCGCAAAAGCGGATTATTGACCTCAACCCGGCGGCGCAGCGCTTGTTTGGTCAATCGGTAGTGACAGCGATTGGCCAACCGGCGGCGCAGGCGCTGGGAGAGTGGCGCGCCTTAGCCGAACTGTGCTGTGAGTCTGAGCCTGAACGAATGGAAATGAGGCTAGAGAATCAGGATTACGATGTGCGCGCGTCCCCAACTCCCTGA
- a CDS encoding dephospho-CoA kinase: protein MAAKIVIGLTGNIGTGKSLILRMLQELGSTVIDADKLVHQLMKKGSPVYDAIVNEFGAGVLDQTGEINRRNLSKIVFTTPGALAKLEGMTHPAVHQEVVRRIDQATTQVVAVEAIKLFESNLIDLCHSKWVVTAPPDVQLKRLVERRKMSLEQAQQRLKAQSPQAEKTAKADVVIDNSGDLAKTWALVKKQYTTLLQDMPAEEAPSPEPEPAPTPETAVAAADVDVSAAEVTIRRAKRNDMELMAQIIAAATNGALDPDLSQMMEAIFSRAYIVAQSGGHVVGIAGWQTENLIAGLQDFYVIRADLWPTVGQRMLEMIHKEIEALSCEVAIVFVMKQAGSQPIEFFESQGYQQAEIRELGYMWEDAAREWQPENSILLYKKLREQRIMVPM from the coding sequence ATGGCAGCAAAAATAGTAATTGGATTGACCGGCAATATTGGCACCGGCAAAAGCCTGATTCTGCGGATGTTGCAAGAATTGGGCTCCACTGTGATTGATGCCGACAAACTGGTGCATCAATTGATGAAAAAAGGCAGCCCGGTGTACGACGCCATTGTCAACGAGTTTGGCGCCGGCGTGTTGGATCAGACCGGCGAGATCAACCGCCGGAACTTGAGCAAGATAGTGTTTACCACGCCGGGGGCCTTGGCCAAACTGGAAGGGATGACCCATCCGGCGGTGCATCAAGAGGTGGTGCGCCGCATTGACCAGGCCACTACCCAGGTGGTAGCCGTTGAGGCCATTAAATTATTTGAGTCAAACTTGATTGACCTGTGCCATAGCAAGTGGGTGGTTACCGCGCCGCCCGACGTGCAATTGAAGCGATTGGTGGAACGGCGCAAAATGTCGCTGGAGCAGGCCCAACAGCGCCTCAAGGCCCAGTCGCCCCAGGCGGAAAAAACGGCCAAAGCCGATGTGGTGATAGACAACAGCGGCGACCTGGCCAAAACCTGGGCTTTGGTGAAAAAGCAGTACACCACCCTGTTACAGGACATGCCGGCCGAGGAAGCGCCCTCCCCTGAACCCGAACCGGCCCCTACCCCTGAAACGGCTGTGGCGGCCGCCGATGTAGACGTGAGCGCCGCTGAGGTTACCATTCGCCGGGCCAAGCGCAATGATATGGAACTGATGGCCCAAATCATTGCCGCCGCCACCAATGGGGCTTTGGACCCCGACTTGAGCCAGATGATGGAAGCCATCTTTTCCAGGGCCTACATTGTGGCCCAGTCCGGTGGTCACGTGGTGGGTATTGCCGGCTGGCAAACCGAGAATCTGATTGCCGGTCTGCAAGATTTTTATGTGATTCGGGCTGACCTGTGGCCGACGGTGGGGCAAAGGATGCTGGAGATGATTCACAAAGAGATCGAGGCGCTCTCGTGTGAGGTGGCTATTGTTTTTGTGATGAAACAGGCGGGGTCTCAACCCATTGAGTTTTTTGAAAGCCAGGGGTATCAACAGGCCGAAATCCGAGAACTGGGATATATGTGGGAAGACGCCGCCAGGGAGTGGCAGCCGGAAAATAGCATTTTGCTTTACAAAAAACTGCGCGAGCAGCGTATTATGGTGCCGATGTAG